A single Anatilimnocola floriformis DNA region contains:
- the eboE gene encoding metabolite traffic protein EboE, with protein sequence MPPLPTLGYCTNVHAGANLDETRANLQKHALRVKQLYSPDAPMGIGLWLSAASARELVQTKQVDAFAGWLRDQGLLPYTFNGFPYGDFHQQVVKHRVYHPTWWDADRLAYTLQLIDILHALLPAGEEGSISTLPIGWGQPCPDREQNQLAAAQLKQVAHYLHDLEQRTGRLIYICIEPEPGCVFSLADDAIHFFQWNLFRGEDEEIVRRHIRLCHDVCHAAVMFEDQDDVLRRYQDAGIEVGKIQVSAALRMDLNALERPTAASIPLNDLSSFNEPRYLHQTSVRRVNEEGIDEDVFYEDLHLALAGESQLLQENLRQGRSLGEWRIHFHVPIYQQELGRLSSTQEQIGQCLQAAWEYSNCRHYEVETYAWTVLPKELRPAELADGIATELKWFKELWLNS encoded by the coding sequence ATGCCTCCGCTTCCCACTCTTGGTTATTGCACCAACGTTCACGCCGGCGCGAATCTTGACGAGACTCGTGCGAACTTGCAGAAGCATGCGCTTCGCGTGAAGCAGCTGTATTCGCCCGACGCGCCGATGGGGATCGGCCTGTGGTTGTCGGCTGCCAGCGCGCGAGAACTAGTGCAGACAAAACAAGTCGATGCGTTTGCCGGTTGGCTGCGCGATCAAGGTTTGCTGCCGTATACGTTCAACGGTTTTCCGTACGGCGACTTTCACCAGCAGGTGGTCAAGCATCGTGTGTATCATCCGACCTGGTGGGATGCCGATCGACTCGCTTACACGCTGCAACTGATCGACATTTTGCACGCGTTGCTGCCGGCCGGTGAGGAAGGAAGCATCTCGACGCTGCCGATCGGCTGGGGGCAGCCGTGCCCCGATCGCGAGCAGAATCAACTCGCGGCGGCGCAGCTCAAGCAGGTCGCACATTACCTGCATGATCTGGAACAACGGACCGGCCGGTTGATTTATATCTGCATCGAGCCTGAGCCCGGCTGCGTGTTCTCGTTGGCCGATGACGCGATTCACTTCTTCCAGTGGAACCTGTTTCGCGGCGAGGATGAAGAGATTGTTCGCCGGCACATCCGCCTTTGTCATGACGTTTGCCACGCAGCCGTCATGTTTGAAGATCAGGACGATGTGCTGCGGCGGTACCAGGATGCCGGCATCGAGGTCGGCAAGATCCAGGTTTCGGCCGCGCTGCGGATGGATCTCAATGCCCTCGAACGGCCCACGGCGGCGAGTATTCCGCTGAACGATCTATCGAGCTTTAACGAGCCGCGGTACTTGCACCAAACTTCCGTTCGCCGCGTGAATGAAGAAGGAATCGACGAAGACGTTTTCTACGAAGACCTGCATCTCGCCCTCGCCGGCGAAAGCCAACTGCTGCAGGAAAATCTGCGGCAAGGCCGATCGCTGGGGGAATGGCGGATCCATTTCCATGTTCCCATCTATCAGCAAGAGCTTGGCAGGCTGTCGTCGACGCAAGAACAAATCGGCCAATGCCTGCAAGCCGCGTGGGAATACAGCAACTGCCGGCACTACGAAGTGGAAACCTACGCCTGGACCGTGCTGCCGAAAGAACTGCGGCCTGCGGAACTCGCCGACGGAATTGCGACGGAGCTGAAGTGGTTCAAAGAGCTGTGGCTGAATTCATAG
- a CDS encoding response regulator, translating into MHIVPNTDSPSVLLVEPSPETREVLATILQLRGLRIFEADEPQRGLELAREERPDVIVLDFDQPAVDDRLQNEFAAETRQPNSGLIVLGTIRPDQSTSSNRFIAKPFHYGPLVQTIERLVRKAA; encoded by the coding sequence GTGCATATCGTTCCCAATACCGATTCTCCCAGCGTGCTGTTGGTCGAGCCTTCGCCAGAGACTCGCGAAGTGCTGGCGACCATTTTGCAGCTGCGCGGCCTGCGGATTTTTGAAGCCGACGAGCCGCAGCGGGGGCTCGAACTAGCTCGCGAGGAACGGCCTGATGTGATTGTGCTCGACTTCGATCAACCGGCCGTCGACGATCGTTTGCAAAACGAGTTCGCCGCCGAAACCCGCCAGCCGAACAGCGGCTTGATTGTGCTCGGTACGATTCGCCCAGATCAATCGACTTCCTCCAATCGTTTCATTGCCAAGCCGTTTCATTACGGCCCGCTGGTGCAGACGATCGAACGGTTAGTGCGGAAAGCCGCGTAG
- a CDS encoding tetratricopeptide repeat protein, whose protein sequence is MNTAFRFCCFMLLALVLLALGASAAEYKNFDDALREGTKLARDKQFAEAQTALETALTLAKDDEARLKAYQALVVPYRQLPEIDKMLVAQDFIIAHSDQRSRRSLAARDLASFLHQRGKVDTAVERYEARLQKDPRDLLALNVLAVIHKNIRDDKLKGSEFQQRLESVNLEWAEKLALKHEAAAAAATQLQAWHWKEAALAWVDANDKEKALIAAKKSASAPPEMRSDILAFYWREGLGQAFLKAGDAKSAITHLEAAATLAPSKIHRDEVEKKIAEAKGTP, encoded by the coding sequence ATGAACACCGCGTTTCGCTTCTGCTGTTTCATGTTGCTCGCGCTCGTTTTACTCGCGCTCGGTGCATCTGCCGCCGAATACAAGAACTTCGACGATGCCCTGCGTGAAGGGACGAAGCTCGCGCGCGACAAGCAGTTCGCCGAGGCGCAAACCGCGCTCGAGACGGCGCTCACACTCGCCAAAGATGATGAAGCGCGCTTGAAGGCTTATCAGGCGCTCGTTGTCCCTTACCGCCAGCTTCCTGAGATCGACAAGATGCTGGTCGCGCAGGACTTTATCATCGCACACAGCGATCAGCGTTCTCGGCGCTCGTTGGCCGCTCGCGATCTCGCTTCGTTCCTGCACCAGCGCGGCAAAGTCGATACCGCCGTCGAACGCTACGAAGCTCGCCTGCAAAAGGATCCGCGCGATCTGCTCGCTCTCAACGTCCTGGCCGTCATTCACAAGAACATTCGCGACGACAAATTGAAAGGGAGCGAGTTTCAGCAGCGGCTGGAATCGGTCAATCTCGAGTGGGCCGAAAAACTCGCCCTGAAACACGAAGCAGCCGCCGCGGCGGCCACGCAGTTGCAAGCCTGGCACTGGAAAGAGGCGGCCCTTGCCTGGGTCGATGCCAACGACAAAGAGAAAGCTCTCATCGCCGCGAAGAAGTCAGCCAGCGCTCCGCCGGAAATGCGATCCGACATTCTCGCGTTCTACTGGCGCGAAGGCTTGGGCCAGGCGTTTCTCAAGGCGGGCGATGCTAAGTCAGCGATCACCCATCTCGAAGCCGCGGCCACTCTCGCGCCGAGTAAGATCCATCGGGATGAAGTGGAAAAGAAGATTGCCGAGGCGAAGGGAACTCCATAG